The uncultured Flavobacterium sp. genome contains a region encoding:
- the aroB gene encoding 3-dehydroquinate synthase has protein sequence MQSIQANNYLVHFNQNAYEALNNHLKETKYSNLFIIVDNETNEYCLPKFLPLLETDLTIEIIEFEAGEANKNIETCIEIWNVLTELGADRKSLVINLGGGVVTDLGGFVASTFKRGVDFINIPTTLLSMVDASVGGKTGVDLGNLKNQIGVINVPQMVLIDTQYLDTLPQSEMRSGLAEMLKHGLIYDSAYWKQFLDLKAIDFADFDELIYRSVEIKNEIVIQDPTEKNIRKALNFGHTLGHAIESYFLESETKKTLLHGEAIAIGMILESYISLHKGLITAEEYAEIKTAIKSIYDDVKVEENDIDPILELLIHDKKNEYGLIQFALIEGIGKIKINQSVENKLILDAFQDYKS, from the coding sequence ATGCAATCCATTCAAGCCAATAATTATCTCGTACATTTTAACCAAAATGCATACGAAGCTTTAAATAATCATTTAAAAGAAACTAAATACTCTAATTTGTTTATTATAGTTGATAATGAAACAAATGAATATTGTTTGCCAAAGTTTTTGCCTTTGCTTGAAACTGATTTAACAATAGAAATTATTGAATTTGAAGCCGGAGAAGCTAATAAAAATATCGAAACCTGTATCGAAATCTGGAATGTATTAACAGAACTTGGCGCAGATAGAAAATCACTTGTAATTAATCTTGGTGGCGGTGTTGTAACGGATCTGGGAGGATTTGTTGCTTCGACTTTTAAACGCGGAGTTGACTTCATAAACATTCCTACTACTCTATTGTCTATGGTTGACGCTTCTGTTGGAGGAAAAACCGGAGTAGATTTAGGAAATCTTAAAAATCAAATTGGTGTTATCAATGTTCCTCAAATGGTTTTAATTGATACTCAATACCTTGATACTCTACCGCAAAGCGAAATGCGCTCAGGATTAGCAGAAATGCTAAAACACGGCTTAATATATGATTCTGCTTACTGGAAACAATTTTTAGATTTAAAAGCTATTGATTTTGCTGATTTTGATGAGTTAATTTATCGTTCTGTCGAAATTAAGAATGAAATTGTAATACAGGACCCAACAGAAAAAAACATCCGTAAAGCTTTAAACTTTGGGCATACTTTAGGTCATGCTATCGAAAGCTACTTTTTGGAAAGCGAAACTAAGAAAACTTTATTACACGGAGAGGCAATTGCAATTGGAATGATTTTAGAAAGTTATATATCATTACACAAAGGTTTAATTACGGCCGAAGAATATGCTGAAATTAAAACTGCAATTAAGAGTATTTATGATGATGTAAAAGTGGAAGAAAATGACATCGATCCGATTCTTGAATTGCTTATTCACGACAAAAAAAATGAGTACGGTTTGATTCAATTTGCATTAATTGAAGGTATCGGTAAAATAAAAATTAACCAATCCGTTGAAAATAAATTAATTCTAGACGCATTTCAGGATTATAAATCTTAA